The genomic region GGCGAACAACCGCAGACCCTTCTGCCGGCAGGCGGCGACCAGAGACTCAGATACAAACTCGTGACGGGGGTGGACGCTTTCGGCGCCGCAGGCCGCAGCCCGACGCACAGTTCCTCTCCAGAGGCGGGAATCGGTCAGAAATCCAAGGGGCAGGCGGGAATCGGACCGGCGCAACGCCTGCAAGAGGCCGTGGTCGAAGGAGGACACCATCGCCCGGACCGAAGGATAGGCGCGCAGCAGCTTGAGAACGGCGAGTCCGGCACGGGGGGTCTTGATTTCGACGTTGATGCGCAACCGCTCCCCCGCCCACGCGAGCACCTCTTCCAGAAGCGGCAGAGGCTCGCCCTGAAAACAGGGGGCGAACCAGGAACCCGCATCGAGAACACCAAGCTCCCCCGCGGCCATCGCCTCGACCGGGCCGCGGCCATCGGTTGTCCGCTCCAGGGTATCGTCATGAACCACGACCACACGGCCATCCCGGCTCAGATGGACGTCCAACTCAATCCCGTCGGCACCATCGGTCTCGGCCTGGCGAAAGGCCGCCATGGTATTCTCCGGCGCCCGGGCGGAAGCGCCCCGGTGTGCCCAAACGAACATCCCTGCCATTCCCCCCCCAGATGTAAGGAATCCGCCGGAGCCGGACTCAGGGACCTCCCCGGTCAACGGGAAATCCGCGCAGCTGCCACCCCCAGATCCCTCCGTACATGTTGTACACCTCGGGGTATCCCTGCTGAGCGAGGTAGTTGGAGACCATGGAACTGCGGGAACCGACAGCGCAATAGACCAGGATGGGACGATCGGTCGGCACCTCCTTCAAACGCCCCAGCAACTGAGCGATGGGGATGAGCCGGGATCCTGCGATACGAACTTCGGCATACTCGGCCGGGGAACGCACATCGAGCAGGAAGACTTTGGAATCCTTCTGAACCAAGGCCCTCGCCTCGGCTGCGGAAAGGTTTTTACTAACGGCAGCCAGGGCCGGGTTTCCCGAAAGGGCCACCAGCAACAGGACGAGGAATAATCTTTTATACATATCTCTAATGCACCTCCCGGTTCGACCAACGCTTTCGACGGCCCATTATATAGTATTTTACGGAAAGGCCGCCACCCCAAAAGGATTGATCTTTGCCCACAATTCGTGACATGATGATCGACCTTATCAATCAACAAAAACTCTCAAAGGAGTGCGTCTTTCATGGATCGGAATCTGGCCCTCGAACTGGTTCGTGTCACCGAGGCGGCGGCTTTGGCCTGCGGCCGCCTGGTCGGCAAGGGCGACAAAATGGCCGCCGACGAAGCCGCGACCAATGCCATGCGCCGCACCCTCGATTCGATCGAGTTCAACGGCACCGTCGTCATCGGAGAGGGGGAAATGGACGAAGCCCCCATGCTCTATATCGGGGAGAAGGTCGGCAACGGAGGCCCGACCGAGGTCGACATCGCCGTCGACCCCCTGGAGGGGACCAACATCTGCGCCAAGGGCATGAGCGGCTCCATCGCCACCATCGCCCTGGCCCCCCGTGGAGGGTTTCTCCACGCTCCCGACATGTACATGGAGAAGATCGCCGTTGGCCCGGACGCCAAGGGCGCCATCGACATCAACGCCTCCCCCACCCGGAATCTCGAAGCGGTCGCCGAAGCGAAGAACTGCTACATAGAGGACCTGACGGTCGTGATCCTGGACCGCCCCCGCCACGACAAGACGGTCGCAGAGATCCGCAAGGCCGGCGCACGCATCCACCTCATCACCGACGGTGACGTGGCGCCGGTCATCGCCGCCGCCTTTGCCGACAGCGGCGTCGACATGGTGATGGGCATCGGAGGCGCCCCGGAGGGCGTTTTGGCCGCCGCCGCCCTCAAGTGCATGGACGGTGACATGCAGGGCCGCCTTGTCTTCATGAGCCAGGAAGAACGACAGCGGGCCAAGGGGATGGGAATTACAGATTTCGACCGGGTCTACACCGCCGAGGAACTGGCCTCCGGCGACGTGGTCTTTGCGGCCACCGGGGTCACCAACGGGGACCTGCTGCAGGGGGTGCGCTATTTCTCAGGCGGCGCCGAAACCCACTCGATCGTCATGCGCTCGAGAAGCCGGACCGTGCGCACCGTCAAGACACGGCACCACTTCAACTACAAACCGATCTATTGATCCGGGCATTCCGGCGAAAAGGGAGAACTATTTAACCCTTGTCAATCTCCTGTTGAATTGTTAGAATCCTCAACGTTTTCTTGTAAGTACCTGCATTTCGAGGAGAATCATGGCTATCATAACCATCTCGCGTGAAATGGGGAGCGCCGGCATCCCCATCGCCCACAAAGCCGCCGAGCAGCTCGGCTACACTTTGGTCGATGGAGATGCCATCAAAAAGATGGCCCCCGCCTACGGGCTGAGCCCTGAGGCACTGGAGAAGGCCGACGAGAAACCGCCACTCTTTGTGGACGAACTGGACGAAAAGATCGAGGTGGACCTCCACCAGATCGAGTTGATTGTCCTCGAATATGCCCTCAAAGGGAATGTCATCATTTACGGCCGCGGCGGCCAGGATCTTCTCAGGACAATCCAGAGCGTCTTTCGGGTACGGATCATCGCCCCCTTCGAGGAAAGGGTGGAGCGCTGGGCCGAAAGAGAGTGGCTCGACCCGGACTACGCCCGCATTCTGGTCCGCAGGAGCGACCAGCAGCGTGGCGGATTCATCAAGTACTACTTTGACCGGGACTGGGAAGACCCCCTCGGCTACGACCTCGTGATCAACACCCTGCGCCTCTCCGAGGACACAGCGGTCAAACTGATCTGCGAAGGGGTCCAGGACCAGAACCTGGTCTAGAAGAAAGAA from Desulfuromonas sp. harbors:
- a CDS encoding rhodanese-like domain-containing protein: MYKRLFLVLLLVALSGNPALAAVSKNLSAAEARALVQKDSKVFLLDVRSPAEYAEVRIAGSRLIPIAQLLGRLKEVPTDRPILVYCAVGSRSSMVSNYLAQQGYPEVYNMYGGIWGWQLRGFPVDRGGP
- a CDS encoding glycerophosphodiester phosphodiesterase family protein; this translates as MAGMFVWAHRGASARAPENTMAAFRQAETDGADGIELDVHLSRDGRVVVVHDDTLERTTDGRGPVEAMAAGELGVLDAGSWFAPCFQGEPLPLLEEVLAWAGERLRINVEIKTPRAGLAVLKLLRAYPSVRAMVSSFDHGLLQALRRSDSRLPLGFLTDSRLWRGTVRRAAACGAESVHPRHEFVSESLVAACRQKGLRLFAWTVDDPARLERLLKLGVDGVFSNDPGMVSRHLDAR
- the glpX gene encoding class II fructose-bisphosphatase codes for the protein MDRNLALELVRVTEAAALACGRLVGKGDKMAADEAATNAMRRTLDSIEFNGTVVIGEGEMDEAPMLYIGEKVGNGGPTEVDIAVDPLEGTNICAKGMSGSIATIALAPRGGFLHAPDMYMEKIAVGPDAKGAIDINASPTRNLEAVAEAKNCYIEDLTVVILDRPRHDKTVAEIRKAGARIHLITDGDVAPVIAAAFADSGVDMVMGIGGAPEGVLAAAALKCMDGDMQGRLVFMSQEERQRAKGMGITDFDRVYTAEELASGDVVFAATGVTNGDLLQGVRYFSGGAETHSIVMRSRSRTVRTVKTRHHFNYKPIY
- a CDS encoding cytidylate kinase-like family protein, with product MAIITISREMGSAGIPIAHKAAEQLGYTLVDGDAIKKMAPAYGLSPEALEKADEKPPLFVDELDEKIEVDLHQIELIVLEYALKGNVIIYGRGGQDLLRTIQSVFRVRIIAPFEERVERWAEREWLDPDYARILVRRSDQQRGGFIKYYFDRDWEDPLGYDLVINTLRLSEDTAVKLICEGVQDQNLV